One window from the genome of Pseudoalteromonas sp. '520P1 No. 423' encodes:
- a CDS encoding LysR family transcriptional regulator yields the protein MAIKKNINLEDIRAFALIAQHGSFTAVSELLLCSRSHLSKQLNKLEASLGVKLITRTTRSQKLTEQGKLFYEQISQGLLAIDNAIEQVVESSGVITGTLNINCIGGVIGEELITKLISDFTQLHPQVNINLDFSSRRVDLISGEFDLVFRMGQLQDSSLICRKLTDLPIKTLATPKYIANNEKLIHPKDLKNHQCITGSVKHWSFSNTLDTSIKVDIAIEGQFQCKNGRAMLINALADNGIARLPALYCKQELESGELVSVFDEWEIPDTPLYMVYVQNKFMPNKLKRFIEFVKTNFNNYL from the coding sequence ATGGCAATAAAAAAAAATATTAATTTAGAAGATATAAGAGCTTTTGCTTTGATTGCACAACATGGTAGTTTTACTGCCGTAAGTGAATTACTCTTATGTTCGCGTTCTCACTTATCAAAACAACTTAACAAATTAGAGGCTAGTTTAGGTGTGAAGTTGATCACTCGAACAACACGTTCTCAAAAGTTAACTGAGCAAGGCAAGTTATTTTATGAGCAAATAAGCCAAGGGCTATTAGCCATAGATAATGCCATTGAGCAGGTAGTTGAAAGTTCTGGTGTTATAACGGGTACGTTAAATATTAACTGTATAGGTGGGGTGATTGGCGAGGAGTTGATCACTAAATTAATAAGTGATTTTACTCAGTTGCATCCACAGGTAAATATTAATTTAGATTTTAGTAGTCGAAGAGTTGATTTAATATCTGGTGAGTTTGATTTAGTTTTTAGAATGGGTCAATTACAAGATTCTAGTTTGATATGCCGTAAGCTCACAGATCTTCCAATAAAGACTTTGGCGACTCCTAAGTATATAGCAAATAATGAAAAATTAATTCATCCAAAAGATTTGAAAAATCACCAATGTATTACAGGCTCAGTTAAACATTGGAGCTTTTCAAATACATTAGATACTTCAATTAAAGTCGATATTGCAATAGAAGGGCAGTTTCAATGTAAAAATGGTAGAGCTATGTTGATAAATGCTTTGGCTGATAATGGTATTGCTAGGTTGCCTGCGCTTTATTGTAAGCAGGAACTCGAAAGTGGGGAACTAGTCTCTGTATTTGATGAATGGGAAATCCCCGATACACCTTTGTATATGGTTTATGTGCAAAATAAGTTTATGCCAAATAAGCTTAAGAGGTTTATAGAATTTGTAAAAACTAACTTTAACAACTATTTGTAA
- a CDS encoding SDR family oxidoreductase, whose translation MKKLIVITGASSGIGEAIAKHFSDLGHPLLLIARRLENLIALNLPNTLCEQVDITNKATFETAIEKAQALYGPVDCLVNNAGVMLLGQVSDQAASEWQTMFDVNVMGLLNGMQTVLAPMIKANTGTIINISSIAGRKTFGNHAAYCGTKFAVHAISENIREEVADSNVRIITIAPGAVETELLSHTTSDEIKDGYESWKESMGGVISPDDIANTVTFAYNQPQNICIREIVVAATKQQP comes from the coding sequence ATGAAAAAATTAATCGTAATTACAGGCGCAAGTTCAGGTATCGGCGAAGCAATAGCAAAACACTTTAGTGACTTAGGCCACCCTCTTTTACTTATTGCTCGCAGATTAGAAAATCTAATAGCTCTTAATCTACCAAACACTTTATGTGAACAGGTTGATATTACTAACAAGGCAACATTTGAAACAGCAATAGAAAAAGCACAAGCATTATATGGCCCTGTTGATTGTTTAGTTAATAACGCTGGCGTAATGTTATTAGGCCAAGTAAGTGACCAAGCAGCATCGGAGTGGCAAACTATGTTTGATGTGAACGTAATGGGTTTATTAAATGGCATGCAAACTGTTTTAGCGCCTATGATCAAAGCTAATACAGGTACTATTATCAATATCAGTTCAATTGCTGGACGAAAAACATTTGGTAATCATGCAGCATATTGCGGAACTAAATTTGCAGTACATGCTATTTCAGAAAATATTAGAGAAGAAGTTGCAGACTCAAATGTACGTATAATAACAATTGCTCCTGGTGCAGTTGAAACTGAGCTTTTATCACACACTACATCTGATGAAATTAAGGATGGTTATGAATCTTGGAAAGAAAGCATGGGTGGTGTAATTTCGCCAGATGATATCGCAAATACAGTGACTTTTGCTTATAACCAACCGCAAAATATTTGTATTAGAGAGATAGTGGTTGCTGCAACAAAACAACAACCTTAA
- a CDS encoding EAL and HDOD domain-containing protein, which translates to MGKTKTELTKDSAQFIARQPIFDNQKKLFAYELLYRDSEANYFPQHLTDCQATGRMFFDAILLHGLDKLTNNHTAFINLSTSALILELPNLISPNQAVIEIVERTEELEDVTHFVSDMKKQGYTFALDDYDGDEKWQVVLEQVNFIKLEVEEPLMRTILQAKKLKRKYPKTKIVVERIEDNDTFKQLADAGVDYFQGYFFSKPEMMSLQNISPTKMVVLELLKLSSQSDLDFTLVQQKVAKDLSLTARVLKLANGVCGDTQISSLSQAIIYLGEDLIRQFITVLALSELGQDKPSELTKLGLVRAKFINLRLEGQDHQLLNAGYLVGLVSVLDAVLDTQMDNIVKDFKLSDVCKQGLLGSKSLIGNALNLCKAIEVDDWELIETQLQKEGINANQLAVSYTKALFYADDILDEIK; encoded by the coding sequence ATGGGTAAAACAAAAACAGAACTTACAAAAGACAGTGCGCAATTTATTGCTCGCCAGCCTATTTTCGATAATCAAAAAAAATTATTTGCGTATGAGCTTTTATATCGTGATTCAGAAGCAAATTACTTTCCACAACATTTAACTGATTGCCAAGCAACAGGCCGTATGTTTTTTGATGCTATTTTATTACATGGATTAGATAAACTTACAAATAATCATACTGCCTTCATTAATTTATCTACTTCAGCATTAATTTTAGAATTGCCAAATTTAATATCACCAAATCAAGCTGTTATTGAAATAGTTGAGCGCACAGAAGAGCTTGAAGATGTGACTCATTTTGTATCGGATATGAAAAAGCAAGGATATACCTTTGCATTGGATGATTATGATGGCGACGAAAAGTGGCAAGTAGTTTTAGAACAAGTAAATTTTATTAAATTAGAGGTTGAAGAACCTTTAATGCGTACTATTTTACAAGCTAAAAAACTAAAAAGAAAATATCCAAAAACTAAAATAGTGGTAGAAAGAATTGAAGATAATGATACTTTTAAGCAGCTTGCTGATGCAGGAGTTGATTATTTTCAAGGATACTTTTTTTCTAAACCAGAAATGATGAGTTTGCAAAATATTAGTCCAACTAAAATGGTTGTACTGGAGCTATTAAAGTTATCATCACAATCCGACTTGGACTTCACTTTAGTACAACAGAAGGTTGCTAAAGATCTGAGTTTAACGGCGAGAGTATTAAAGTTGGCAAATGGTGTATGCGGCGATACGCAAATAAGTTCATTATCGCAAGCAATTATTTATTTAGGTGAAGATTTAATTCGCCAATTTATTACAGTATTGGCATTAAGTGAATTAGGTCAGGATAAACCTTCTGAGCTAACAAAGTTAGGTTTAGTGAGAGCTAAATTTATTAACTTAAGGCTAGAAGGGCAAGACCACCAGTTACTAAATGCGGGTTATTTGGTGGGTTTAGTATCAGTGCTTGACGCTGTGTTAGATACACAAATGGATAATATTGTTAAAGACTTTAAACTCAGTGATGTTTGTAAGCAAGGCTTGCTTGGCAGTAAAAGCTTAATTGGCAATGCACTTAATTTATGTAAAGCCATTGAGGTAGATGATTGGGAACTGATCGAGACGCAATTACAAAAAGAAGGTATAAATGCCAATCAACTAGCTGTGAGTTATACCAAAGCATTATTTTACGCTGATGATATTTTGGATGAAATTAAATAG
- a CDS encoding NnrS family protein encodes MAPLYLCIFKMRVSGLFYLFNWVLAYLLVKSGNQRNLLFIPMLSIMMLLDLSILISAKSGEIMLAKHLMNTAVLVFTMLITLLGGRVIPFFTRNQYKKYWLRNIK; translated from the coding sequence ATGGCGCCATTATACCTCTGCATCTTTAAAATGCGAGTTAGCGGCTTATTTTACTTATTCAATTGGGTTTTAGCTTATTTACTGGTTAAAAGTGGCAATCAAAGAAACTTATTATTTATTCCTATGCTTAGCATTATGATGCTACTTGATTTGAGTATTTTAATAAGCGCTAAAAGTGGTGAAATTATGCTTGCTAAGCATTTAATGAATACTGCTGTGCTGGTTTTTACGATGTTAATAACTTTACTCGGAGGTCGTGTAATTCCATTTTTTACACGAAACCAATATAAAAAATATTGGCTTAGAAATATCAAATAA
- a CDS encoding alkylphosphonate utilization protein, whose product MSIEQTLLERNDNKCELCSSTDNLSVYEVPPGAEAHSDKCVLLCDTCKGQIENTIDLDVNHWHCLNDSMWSQTPAVQVMAYRMLSRLSSEGWAKDLLDMIYLEEETKVWAEKTLAEDDDVQHIDSNGVRLNAGDTVVLIKDLDVKGSSITAKRGTAVRNIGLTSNPEHIEGRVDGQRIVILTKFVKK is encoded by the coding sequence ATGAGCATAGAGCAAACTTTATTAGAACGTAATGACAACAAATGTGAGCTATGTAGCTCAACAGACAACTTAAGTGTTTATGAAGTACCACCAGGTGCTGAAGCACACTCAGATAAGTGCGTTTTATTATGTGATACCTGTAAAGGTCAAATCGAAAATACCATAGATTTAGACGTAAACCATTGGCACTGTTTAAACGACAGTATGTGGAGTCAAACACCTGCAGTGCAAGTGATGGCTTATCGCATGTTATCTCGCTTAAGTTCTGAAGGTTGGGCTAAAGATTTATTAGATATGATTTATCTTGAAGAAGAAACAAAAGTTTGGGCTGAAAAAACACTTGCTGAAGATGATGATGTGCAGCATATTGACAGCAATGGCGTACGTTTAAATGCGGGCGATACCGTTGTATTAATTAAAGATTTAGATGTGAAAGGCAGCAGCATAACAGCTAAGCGCGGTACAGCAGTTCGCAATATAGGTTTAACAAGCAATCCTGAACATATTGAAGGCCGTGTTGATGGCCAACGTATTGTTATATTAACTAAGTTTGTTAAAAAATAA